The following proteins come from a genomic window of Malus domestica chromosome 02, GDT2T_hap1:
- the LOC103418369 gene encoding mitochondrial outer membrane protein porin 2-like: MSKGPGLFTDIGKKAKDLLTKDYSSDQKFTVSTYSDAGVALTSTAVKKGGLSTGDILTQYKYKNTVVDVKVDTESNISTTFTINEIVPSTKTIASFKAPDFNSGKLEVQYFHDHATFTTAVALSQSPAIDFSATIGTPTIAFGAEGGYDTTSGNFTKYTAGISITKPDQSASIILGDKGDSIRASYVHYMDLLKRSAAVGEITRKFSTNENTFTVGGQYAVDIYTIVKAKLNNHGKLGALLQHEVIPKSVLTISGEVDTKALDKNPRFGVAIALKP, translated from the exons ATGAGCAAGGGACCTGGACTTTTCACCGACATCGGCAAAAAAGCCAAAG ATCTTCTGACCAAGGACTACAGCTCCGATCAGAAATTCACCGTCTCCACCTACAGCGATGCGGGAGTG GCCCTCACCTCAACAGCAGTGAAGAAAGGAGGACTTTCCACTGGGGACATCTTGACACAATACAAGTACAAGAACACGGTGGTTGATGTCAAAGTTGATACAGAATCAAAT ATCTCAACGACCTTCACGATCAATGAGATTGTCCCATCCACAAAAACTATAGCTTCATTCAAAGCCCCTGATTTCAACTCTGGCAAG TTGGAGGTTCAATACTTCCATGACCATGCAACCTTCACTACAGCTGTTGCCTTGAGTCAATCCCCAGCCATTGATTTTTCAGCCACCATTGGAACCCCAACCATTGCATTTGGTGCAGAAGGGGGTTATGACACTACCTCGGGAAACTTTACAAAGTACACTGCTGGAATTAGTATCACAAAGCCCGATCAGTCTGCTTCAATAATTTT GGGCGACAAGGGAGATAGTATAAGAGCATCTTATGTGCATTATATGGATTTGTTGAAGAGGAGTGCTGCTGTGGGAGAGATCACAAGAAAGTTCTCCACGAACGAGAACACATTCACGGTGGGAGGACAATATGCTGTTGATATTTACACAATAGTGAAAGCTAAGCTCAACAATCACGGAAAGCTAGGAGCCCTCCTGCAGCATGAAGTCATACCAAAGTCGGTGCTGACAATATCTGGCGAGGTTGACACCAAGGCCTTGGACAAAAATCCCAGGTTTGGAGTGGCTATTGCCCTGAAGCCTTGA
- the LOC103418368 gene encoding large ribosomal subunit protein uL24z has translation MKYNPRVTSSRRKNRKAHFTAPSSVRRVLMSAPLSPDLRSKYNVRSMPVRKDDEVQVVRGTFKGREGKVVQVYRRKWVIHIERITREKVNGSTVNVGINPSKVVVTKLRLDKDRKSLLDRKAKGRAAADKDKGTKFTAEDIMQNVD, from the coding sequence ATGAAGTACAATCCCCGCGTCACCAGCTCCCGGCGGAAGAACCGCAAGGCTCACTTCACCGCGCCGTCCAGCGTGCGCCGCGTGCTGATGAGCGCCCCTCTCTCCCCCGACCTCCGTTCCAAGTACAACGTCCGATCCATGCCGGTGCGCAAGGACGACGAGGTCCAGGTGGTCCGCGGGACCTTCAAGGGCCGCGAGGGCAAGGTCGTCCAGGTCTACCGCCGCAAATGGGTCATCCACATCGAACGAATCACCCGCGAGAAGGTCAATGGCTCCACCGTGAACGTCGGAATCAACCCATCCAAGGTGGTCGTCACCAAGCTCAGGCTGGACAAGGACCGCAAGTCTCTGCTCGACCGCAAGGCCAAGGGCCGCGCCGCCGCAGACAAGGACAAGGGTACCAAGTTCACCGCCGAGGATATCATGCAGAACGTCGACTGA